One region of Mucilaginibacter sp. 14171R-50 genomic DNA includes:
- a CDS encoding DNA gyrase/topoisomerase IV subunit A — MSDDLNNPDTPKNNNEENILHKVTSLDGLYENWFLDYASYVILDRAVPHINDGLKPVQRRILHSLKEMDDGRFNKAANVIGNTMKYHPHGDASIGDAMVQIGQKNLLIDCQGNWGDPITGDSAAAPRYIEARLSKFALDVVFNPDTTVWQASYDGRNREPITLPVKFPLLLAQGAEGIAVGLATKILPHNFIELIDASIAVLKGDRPNLLPDFPTGGMADASAYNEGQRGGRIRVRAKIVERDKKTLTITEIPFTTTTGSLIDSVISANDKGKIKIKKIEDNTAQDVEIVIHLAPGISPDVTIDALYAFTDCEVSISPNTCVIQDDKPRFMSVNDMLSESTFFTKDLLKQELEIKLKELMEKIFFSSLLKIFIQEGMYKHPDYENSTDFEGVLVVLNKLFEPFFPQFYRTILPEDYKKLIDKPMSSITRFDVKKTDEQIKALEAEIKTVKNHLKHLTDYTIAWFEKLKDKYGKDRGRKTELRTFDKVEAAQVALANVKLYVNREDGFIGSGLKKDEFVCDCSDIDEIIVFRGDGRFIVTKVQDKVFVGKDIVHVAVFKKNDDRTVYNMIYKDGQSGVSYIKRFSVTGVTRDKEYDLTKGSKGSKVLYFTANPNGEAEVVNVQLKPHQKLKKLQFDEDFAQLAIKGRNSIGNMVTKYPVKKVILKSKGISTLAGRKIWYDDILKRLNADGRGKYLGEFDGDDRILTVMSNGIYELTSFDLNNHFDDKMIVIEKYDPAKVFAVVHYDGKSKNYMVKRFVFENTVIGKQTSIISDESGSKLIIISGAAQPVVKVDQLKGKTLIPEEAELNLSDLIDVKGMKAMGNRLSVHQVKSVELLTEHDDAEDVPDPAPDSIEDTEIIITGEDKHIPDTPPGAAKAKPQAAPIQSEPAKPVIEKPAEPEPTKPVDEKVGAAEAAGKTFVNPEEKPGKTAEKTQEIPEKTQEISKKKVDFEITNPDDIEIDDKGQLGLF; from the coding sequence ATGAGCGACGATCTGAACAATCCTGATACTCCTAAAAACAATAACGAAGAAAATATACTGCATAAAGTTACCTCGCTCGACGGGCTGTACGAAAACTGGTTTCTGGATTACGCCTCTTATGTAATACTTGATCGTGCCGTTCCGCATATAAACGATGGCTTAAAACCTGTGCAGCGCCGCATACTGCATTCGCTTAAAGAGATGGACGACGGGCGCTTTAACAAGGCGGCCAACGTTATAGGTAACACCATGAAGTATCATCCGCACGGGGATGCTTCTATTGGTGATGCTATGGTGCAGATAGGGCAGAAGAACCTGCTCATAGATTGCCAGGGTAACTGGGGCGACCCTATAACCGGCGACTCGGCAGCGGCCCCGCGTTACATCGAGGCGCGCCTTTCAAAATTTGCGCTGGATGTTGTTTTTAACCCCGATACTACCGTTTGGCAGGCCAGTTACGATGGCCGTAACCGCGAGCCGATAACCTTGCCGGTAAAGTTCCCGCTGCTGCTGGCGCAGGGTGCCGAGGGTATTGCGGTAGGCCTGGCCACTAAGATATTGCCCCATAATTTTATTGAGCTGATAGACGCCTCGATTGCGGTGCTTAAGGGTGACCGGCCAAACCTGCTGCCCGATTTCCCGACGGGGGGTATGGCGGATGCTTCGGCTTATAACGAGGGACAACGTGGCGGCCGGATCCGTGTGCGCGCCAAGATAGTTGAGCGCGATAAAAAAACGCTTACCATTACCGAAATACCTTTTACCACCACCACCGGCAGCCTGATAGACAGCGTGATATCTGCCAATGACAAGGGTAAGATCAAAATAAAAAAGATAGAGGATAACACCGCCCAGGATGTGGAGATAGTGATACACCTGGCGCCCGGTATTTCGCCCGATGTAACTATTGATGCCCTTTACGCCTTTACCGATTGCGAGGTTTCCATATCGCCGAACACCTGCGTGATACAGGACGATAAGCCGCGCTTTATGAGCGTGAACGACATGCTGAGCGAAAGCACCTTCTTCACCAAAGACCTGCTGAAACAGGAACTGGAGATAAAGCTGAAGGAACTGATGGAAAAGATCTTTTTCAGTTCGCTGCTCAAGATTTTTATCCAGGAGGGGATGTATAAACACCCGGATTACGAGAACTCGACAGATTTTGAAGGCGTACTGGTTGTACTGAACAAGTTGTTCGAGCCTTTCTTCCCGCAGTTTTATCGCACTATACTGCCCGAGGATTATAAAAAGCTGATAGATAAGCCGATGAGCAGCATTACCCGTTTTGATGTGAAGAAAACGGATGAACAGATAAAAGCGCTTGAAGCGGAAATAAAAACGGTAAAAAATCACCTAAAACACCTTACCGATTATACTATCGCCTGGTTCGAAAAACTAAAGGACAAGTACGGTAAAGACCGCGGCCGTAAAACCGAACTGCGCACCTTTGATAAGGTAGAAGCAGCACAGGTGGCCCTGGCAAACGTTAAGCTATACGTAAACCGCGAAGACGGCTTTATTGGCAGCGGGTTAAAGAAAGATGAGTTTGTGTGCGACTGCTCGGACATCGACGAGATCATCGTTTTTCGCGGCGATGGCAGGTTTATTGTGACCAAGGTGCAGGATAAAGTGTTTGTGGGCAAGGATATTGTGCATGTGGCCGTATTTAAAAAGAACGACGACCGCACCGTTTACAACATGATCTACAAAGACGGGCAAAGCGGCGTAAGCTATATTAAACGATTCTCGGTAACAGGGGTAACCCGCGATAAAGAATATGATTTAACCAAAGGCAGCAAGGGTTCAAAGGTGCTGTATTTTACAGCCAACCCCAACGGCGAAGCCGAGGTGGTTAACGTGCAGTTAAAGCCTCATCAAAAGCTTAAAAAGCTGCAATTTGACGAGGATTTTGCGCAGCTGGCCATTAAAGGCCGCAACTCTATAGGTAATATGGTTACCAAATACCCGGTTAAAAAGGTGATCTTGAAGAGTAAGGGCATCTCGACACTGGCCGGCCGAAAGATATGGTACGATGATATATTAAAACGCCTTAACGCAGATGGCCGCGGCAAATACCTCGGCGAGTTTGACGGCGACGACCGTATACTAACGGTAATGAGCAACGGTATTTACGAACTGACCAGCTTTGACCTGAACAACCATTTTGATGATAAGATGATCGTCATCGAGAAATACGACCCGGCAAAGGTATTCGCGGTGGTGCATTACGATGGTAAATCAAAAAATTACATGGTAAAACGCTTTGTGTTCGAAAATACCGTTATAGGTAAGCAAACCAGTATCATCAGCGACGAAAGCGGGTCAAAACTCATCATCATCTCCGGGGCGGCACAGCCTGTGGTAAAGGTTGACCAACTTAAAGGTAAAACCCTTATCCCCGAAGAAGCGGAACTGAACCTTAGCGACCTGATAGATGTAAAAGGCATGAAAGCGATGGGTAACCGCCTGTCGGTACACCAGGTAAAAAGCGTGGAACTGCTCACCGAGCACGACGATGCCGAGGATGTACCAGACCCGGCACCGGACTCGATAGAGGATACCGAAATTATCATCACCGGCGAGGACAAACATATACCCGATACACCTCCGGGTGCTGCGAAGGCAAAACCCCAGGCCGCGCCTATACAATCTGAGCCGGCAAAACCCGTTATAGAAAAACCGGCGGAACCGGAACCAACTAAACCTGTGGATGAAAAAGTTGGGGCCGCAGAGGCAGCCGGAAAAACATTCGTGAATCCGGAAGAAAAGCCTGGGAAAACGGCGGAAAAAACTCAGGAAATACCGGAAAAAACTCAGGAAATTTCAAAAAAGAAGGTTGATTTTGAGATCACCAATCCGGACGATATCGAGATTGATGATAAGGGACAATTAGGTTTGTTTTAA
- a CDS encoding GDSL-type esterase/lipase family protein — MKLKLYLFFILLTAGITANAQTGFPFDNEIRDFKHQDSISMPAKNGILFIGSSSIRKWTDLEQRFSDKPIIRRGVGGCTIEQVVNYFTPYIMYPYQPRKIFIYAGENDIAAGKTGKFTAREFYKLWAMIKQNLPHAEIYFMAIKPSPSRAKYFPEVKIANALVRSFLKNKKKGHYVDVASVILDPATHQPDTSLFENDMLHLNSKGYDKWQAVLQPLVK, encoded by the coding sequence ATGAAATTAAAACTGTATTTATTTTTTATTTTACTTACAGCCGGCATAACGGCCAACGCGCAAACAGGCTTTCCGTTTGATAACGAAATACGGGATTTTAAACACCAGGACAGCATCAGCATGCCTGCAAAAAATGGCATCTTGTTTATCGGCAGCTCGTCTATCCGTAAATGGACGGATCTTGAGCAGCGCTTTAGCGATAAGCCCATCATCAGGCGGGGCGTTGGCGGCTGCACCATTGAGCAGGTTGTGAATTATTTTACACCGTATATCATGTACCCGTATCAGCCGCGCAAAATATTTATCTACGCGGGCGAAAATGACATCGCCGCAGGCAAAACCGGCAAGTTTACCGCCCGCGAGTTTTATAAGCTGTGGGCCATGATCAAACAAAACCTGCCGCACGCCGAGATCTATTTTATGGCTATAAAGCCCAGCCCGAGCCGTGCAAAGTATTTCCCCGAAGTTAAAATAGCTAACGCCCTGGTGAGATCTTTTTTGAAGAATAAAAAGAAAGGGCATTACGTAGATGTAGCATCGGTAATACTCGACCCCGCAACGCACCAGCCCGATACAAGCTTATTTGAAAACGATATGCTTCACCTGAACAGTAAAGGCTATGATAAATGGCAGGCGGTGCTGCAGCCTTTAGTAAAATAA
- a CDS encoding DNA topoisomerase IV subunit B, which produces MAETVNYDDDSIRSLDWKEHIRLRPGMYIGKLGDGSAYDDGVYVLLKEIIDNSIDEFVMGAGRTIEVNMSDHKVSVRDYGRGIPLGKVIDCVSKINTGGKYDSKAFQKSVGLNGVGTKAVNALSNSFTVQSYRDGRTKIAEFEKGELIRDEPEKETSQRNGTAISFIPDDTIFRHYRFIPEFVENMIWNYVFLNAGLTLNFNGQKYLSERGLYDLLVRNADAENLRYPIIHLKGDDIEIAMTHGQSYGEEYYSFVNGQHTTQGGTHQAAFREAVVKTIREFYKKEFDAADVRASIVAAIAVKVQEPVFESQTKTKLGSQNIGPDGPSVRGFVNDFLKKELDNYLHKNPATADALLKRILQSERERKDIAGIKKLANDRAKKASLHNRKLRDCKLHFDDNHERRQETTLFITEGDSASGSITKSRDVQTQAVFSLKGKPLNCFGLTKKVVYENEEFNLLQHALNIEDGIDGLRYNNIVIATDADVDGMHIRLLLMTFFLQFFPDLVKAGHVSILQTPLFRVRNKKQTIYCYSDEERRNAIASLGVKPEITRFKGLGEISPDEFGLFIGKDIRLDPVFLKGDNIKALLEYFMGKNTPIRQQHIVNNLRVEKDDESVNPTITESLDEIELPVAV; this is translated from the coding sequence ATGGCAGAAACAGTAAATTATGATGATGACAGTATCCGGTCGTTAGACTGGAAGGAACACATCCGCTTAAGGCCGGGAATGTACATTGGTAAACTGGGCGATGGCTCGGCTTACGACGATGGTGTGTACGTATTGCTTAAAGAGATCATTGATAACTCCATTGATGAATTTGTGATGGGCGCCGGCCGTACCATCGAAGTAAATATGAGCGATCATAAGGTATCCGTACGCGATTATGGCCGCGGTATCCCCTTGGGGAAGGTTATTGATTGCGTATCAAAAATAAATACCGGAGGTAAGTACGATAGCAAGGCCTTCCAGAAATCGGTGGGGTTAAATGGTGTGGGTACCAAGGCGGTTAACGCCTTATCAAACTCCTTCACCGTGCAAAGCTACCGCGACGGCCGCACCAAGATAGCTGAATTTGAAAAAGGCGAGCTGATACGCGACGAACCCGAGAAAGAGACTTCGCAGCGCAACGGTACGGCCATAAGCTTTATCCCCGACGATACCATTTTCAGGCATTACCGATTTATACCCGAATTTGTTGAGAACATGATATGGAACTATGTGTTCCTGAATGCGGGCTTGACGCTGAATTTTAACGGGCAAAAATACCTGTCAGAACGGGGCCTTTACGACTTGCTGGTACGCAACGCCGATGCCGAGAACCTGCGGTATCCTATCATTCATCTTAAAGGGGATGATATTGAAATTGCTATGACGCATGGGCAGTCGTACGGCGAAGAATACTACTCGTTTGTGAACGGCCAGCACACCACGCAGGGTGGTACCCACCAGGCTGCTTTTCGCGAAGCGGTAGTGAAAACCATCCGCGAGTTTTATAAAAAGGAGTTTGACGCGGCCGATGTAAGGGCATCTATTGTTGCGGCAATAGCGGTAAAAGTGCAGGAGCCGGTGTTCGAATCGCAAACCAAAACCAAGCTGGGCTCGCAAAATATTGGGCCGGATGGTCCGTCGGTACGTGGTTTTGTAAACGATTTTCTGAAAAAAGAACTGGATAACTACCTGCACAAAAACCCGGCAACGGCCGATGCCCTGCTGAAACGGATATTACAATCTGAACGTGAGCGTAAGGATATCGCCGGCATAAAAAAGCTTGCCAACGACCGCGCCAAAAAAGCATCGCTGCATAACCGTAAGCTGCGCGACTGCAAGCTGCATTTTGATGATAACCACGAACGCAGGCAGGAAACAACCCTGTTCATCACCGAGGGCGACTCGGCAAGCGGTAGTATCACCAAATCGCGCGATGTGCAAACGCAGGCGGTGTTCAGCTTAAAGGGTAAGCCGCTAAACTGTTTCGGCCTTACCAAAAAGGTAGTTTACGAGAACGAAGAATTTAACCTGCTACAGCACGCGCTGAATATTGAGGATGGTATAGATGGCCTGCGGTACAACAATATTGTAATAGCTACCGACGCCGATGTGGATGGCATGCACATCCGCCTGCTGCTGATGACCTTCTTTTTACAGTTCTTCCCCGACCTGGTAAAGGCAGGGCATGTATCTATCCTGCAAACACCGCTGTTTAGGGTGCGCAATAAAAAGCAAACCATATACTGCTACAGCGACGAGGAACGCCGCAACGCCATTGCCAGCCTGGGTGTTAAGCCCGAGATAACCCGCTTTAAAGGGTTAGGCGAGATATCGCCGGATGAGTTTGGCTTGTTTATCGGCAAGGATATCAGGCTGGACCCGGTGTTTCTGAAAGGGGATAACATAAAAGCCCTGCTTGAATATTTTATGGGTAAAAACACGCCTATACGCCAGCAGCATATTGTGAACAATCTTCGCGTTGAGAAAGACGACGAAAGTGTAAACCCTACCATTACCGAAAGTTTGGACGAGATTGAATTGCCTGTAGCGGTATAG
- a CDS encoding PLP-dependent aspartate aminotransferase family protein codes for MDISYILNELGEERDGYFNAVSPPIVQTSNFAFKTVSDFRNALSNEFDALLYSRGNNPTLNILRQKLAALDGAEDALVFSSGIAAITVPILALLKQGDHVVTVDNPYSWTIRLFNDFLAKFGITCTFVDGTRVENIENAIRANTRLIYLESPSTFSYELQDLEAVAAMARPRGIITMTDNSYCTPIYQQPVKLGIDLVAQSATKYLGGHSDVVAGVLTGSKTLIREIFSHEFMNIGPSLSPHSAWLLIRGMRTLPLRLQRSFETTKKVIAWLRQQPQIDKVLWPFDDEFAQADLARRQMQGCGGLFSFTLKNSSLEKIEAFCNNLKHILMAVSWGGHESLVIPSLAGMQKADYQEINPRHQLIRMYIGLEEPDYIINDIGQALKI; via the coding sequence ATGGATATATCGTATATATTAAACGAACTTGGCGAAGAGCGCGATGGTTATTTCAACGCTGTATCGCCGCCAATTGTGCAAACCAGCAACTTCGCCTTTAAAACCGTCAGTGATTTTCGCAACGCGCTGAGCAACGAGTTTGATGCCCTGCTTTATTCGCGCGGAAACAACCCTACGCTGAATATCCTGCGTCAAAAACTGGCCGCGTTGGATGGCGCCGAAGATGCGCTGGTTTTCAGCAGCGGTATTGCTGCCATCACTGTCCCAATACTTGCCCTGCTTAAACAGGGCGACCATGTAGTTACCGTAGACAACCCTTACAGTTGGACCATCAGATTATTTAACGACTTCCTGGCGAAGTTTGGCATAACCTGCACCTTTGTTGACGGCACCAGGGTAGAAAATATAGAGAACGCCATCCGCGCAAATACCCGGCTTATCTACCTGGAAAGCCCAAGTACCTTTAGCTACGAACTACAGGACCTGGAAGCAGTTGCCGCGATGGCCAGGCCGCGCGGCATCATTACCATGACAGATAACAGCTATTGCACCCCCATTTACCAACAGCCTGTTAAATTGGGTATCGATCTCGTGGCGCAATCGGCAACCAAATATCTCGGCGGGCACTCTGATGTGGTTGCAGGTGTACTTACCGGCAGCAAAACGCTTATACGGGAGATTTTTTCGCATGAGTTTATGAATATCGGGCCGTCGTTATCGCCGCATTCTGCGTGGCTGCTCATACGCGGCATGCGTACTTTGCCCCTGCGCCTGCAGCGCAGTTTCGAGACGACAAAAAAAGTTATTGCGTGGCTAAGGCAGCAGCCGCAAATTGATAAAGTATTATGGCCGTTTGATGATGAATTTGCACAGGCGGACCTTGCCCGCCGGCAAATGCAGGGATGCGGGGGGCTGTTTAGTTTTACACTAAAAAATTCATCGCTCGAGAAAATTGAGGCTTTTTGCAATAATTTGAAGCACATCCTGATGGCGGTTTCATGGGGCGGACACGAAAGCCTGGTAATCCCCTCGTTAGCAGGCATGCAAAAAGCTGATTATCAGGAAATAAATCCACGTCATCAACTGATACGCATGTATATTGGTTTAGAGGAGCCTGATTATATCATCAACGATATTGGGCAAGCCCTGAAAATCTAA
- a CDS encoding APC family permease, with product MSIQPRLNRFDLSMIVISLVIGMGIFGSPSDVAVKAGSAPVFFSAWVFGGIVTLCGALTFAEIGARYPTTGGFYKVFSYCYHPAFAFMINWVLVISNASSVAAVALLGAEYINPILLPHSLQNPTGTKLTTIFTVLLLYVINFLGIKLSARAQNVLTIFKVAAILVLCLAVFKTDAQPTTMIAIAPHTGNVITAFGLSLVAVFFTYGGYQQTINFGGDIINAKSNIPKAIFFGIGTVIALYLAINYVYYAVLGIGGLQQTHTLAAKLAGVIFGTTGYKITSILMFVSVLAYVNVNILANPRVYYAMAEDGMLPAIFKKVNSKTQVQEFGMSFFVAAALVILFFVGSFSEMLKYVMFFDTIGLSLCALTIFILRKKTKHLNTKDIYVIKWFPLIPAVFILAYWFVTINIFITFKENPFAAFWCLAAYALGLAVYYLSTHKQKPLLPDN from the coding sequence ATGAGCATTCAACCTCGTCTCAATCGCTTCGACCTCAGCATGATCGTTATCAGCCTGGTGATAGGGATGGGTATTTTTGGCAGCCCGAGTGATGTTGCCGTTAAAGCCGGCAGCGCGCCGGTGTTTTTTAGCGCATGGGTATTCGGCGGTATAGTTACACTTTGCGGGGCGTTAACCTTTGCCGAAATAGGCGCGCGATACCCCACAACAGGCGGCTTCTATAAAGTTTTTTCGTATTGTTATCACCCGGCCTTTGCGTTCATGATCAACTGGGTGCTGGTTATCAGCAATGCCTCGTCGGTAGCTGCGGTAGCGTTGCTTGGGGCCGAATACATCAACCCCATTTTATTACCTCATAGCCTGCAAAACCCCACCGGTACAAAGCTTACTACCATTTTCACGGTACTGCTGCTATATGTTATTAACTTTTTAGGCATTAAACTAAGCGCCCGCGCCCAAAACGTTTTAACCATTTTTAAAGTAGCGGCTATATTGGTGCTTTGCCTGGCCGTTTTTAAAACCGATGCCCAACCTACTACCATGATTGCTATAGCGCCGCATACCGGCAATGTTATAACCGCATTCGGGTTAAGCCTGGTGGCGGTTTTTTTTACCTACGGGGGCTACCAGCAAACCATTAATTTTGGGGGCGATATTATCAACGCTAAAAGCAATATACCAAAAGCCATCTTCTTTGGGATAGGTACGGTAATAGCTTTATACCTGGCCATCAATTATGTTTATTATGCGGTGCTGGGCATTGGCGGTTTGCAGCAAACCCATACACTGGCAGCAAAGCTGGCCGGGGTAATATTTGGCACTACCGGTTACAAGATCACCTCGATACTGATGTTTGTATCGGTATTGGCGTATGTAAATGTGAACATACTTGCCAATCCCAGGGTATATTATGCTATGGCCGAAGATGGCATGCTCCCTGCTATTTTTAAAAAGGTAAACTCAAAAACCCAGGTACAGGAGTTCGGAATGTCTTTTTTTGTGGCGGCAGCCCTGGTTATTCTTTTCTTTGTAGGGTCCTTCAGCGAAATGCTTAAATACGTGATGTTTTTTGATACCATCGGCCTTTCGCTTTGCGCGTTAACTATTTTTATCCTGCGTAAAAAAACAAAACACCTCAATACAAAAGATATTTACGTTATCAAATGGTTCCCGCTTATACCGGCCGTGTTCATTTTGGCTTACTGGTTTGTTACCATCAACATTTTCATCACCTTTAAAGAAAATCCGTTTGCGGCATTTTGGTGCCTGGCGGCATATGCGCTGGGGTTGGCCGTTTATTACTTAAGCACCCATAAGCAAAAACCCTTACTGCCTGATAATTGA
- a CDS encoding nuclear transport factor 2 family protein, with protein MKTLKSVTLGIALIVTSSFIQAKANDVPEINLTKTHAINIYVDAMTRGRIDGLNQVVDQSAKFSMLRGKSILSFTKKEMTDYLKHEKNIEQVCTTSTEIVENNPDMAVVRVDMKFDNFTRSNYVTVANTGSGWKITNVYSVFK; from the coding sequence ATGAAAACCTTAAAATCAGTTACCCTTGGCATTGCCTTAATTGTTACCAGCAGCTTTATACAGGCTAAAGCTAACGATGTCCCCGAAATTAACTTAACAAAAACCCACGCCATCAATATCTATGTAGATGCCATGACGCGTGGCAGGATAGATGGCCTGAACCAGGTGGTTGATCAATCGGCCAAGTTTAGCATGCTGCGCGGAAAAAGCATTTTAAGCTTTACCAAAAAAGAAATGACCGATTACCTGAAACATGAAAAAAACATTGAACAGGTATGCACAACCAGTACCGAAATTGTAGAGAACAACCCCGATATGGCTGTTGTAAGGGTTGATATGAAATTCGACAACTTTACCCGCAGCAATTATGTAACCGTTGCTAATACCGGCAGCGGCTGGAAGATCACGAACGTTTATAGTGTATTTAAATAG
- a CDS encoding YdeI/OmpD-associated family protein encodes MVDFTTIIHRHNEHGDKTGWTYIIIPFDIAQQILPGNKKAVRVKGWLDDFAVAGMSMMPVGEGDFLLALRAHIRKAIHKSHGAMLRVRLEHDKDFKIEMPADLQECFDFEQPEAFEYFSSLAKSHQGYFIKWITDAKTVETRASRIAKTISAALRRMDYGDILREQKRLRE; translated from the coding sequence ATGGTTGATTTTACTACCATTATTCATCGGCATAACGAGCATGGCGACAAAACCGGCTGGACTTATATTATCATCCCGTTTGATATCGCGCAGCAAATACTGCCTGGGAATAAAAAGGCGGTAAGGGTAAAAGGCTGGCTGGATGACTTTGCTGTTGCGGGTATGTCTATGATGCCGGTTGGCGAGGGGGATTTTTTGCTGGCCCTGCGTGCCCATATCAGGAAGGCTATCCATAAAAGCCACGGCGCCATGTTAAGGGTTAGGCTGGAACATGATAAAGACTTTAAAATAGAAATGCCTGCCGACCTGCAGGAGTGTTTTGACTTTGAACAACCCGAAGCGTTTGAATATTTCAGCAGCCTGGCAAAATCTCACCAGGGCTACTTTATCAAATGGATAACCGACGCCAAAACAGTTGAGACACGCGCCAGCCGTATAGCCAAAACCATTAGCGCGGCTTTACGCCGCATGGACTATGGCGACATTTTGCGCGAGCAGAAAAGGTTAAGGGAATAA
- a CDS encoding phosphotransferase family protein, producing the protein MVACHNDLKPENILFDGTNPWLVDWEAAFLNDRYTDLAVIANFAVNNDHEEKAYLKAYFGSDATDYQLARFYLMQQLLHFFYFTFFGLICFNANQPVDFTAPYPNFREFHDRMWAGRVNLVNADARQQYARAHLGQLLHNLQQGRFAKALAIVKSNSYKPGD; encoded by the coding sequence CTGGTAGCCTGCCATAACGACCTTAAACCCGAAAACATCCTTTTTGACGGAACTAACCCCTGGCTGGTTGATTGGGAAGCCGCCTTTTTGAACGACCGTTATACCGACCTTGCCGTTATCGCCAACTTTGCGGTGAACAATGACCATGAAGAGAAGGCATACCTGAAAGCTTACTTTGGCAGCGATGCCACCGATTACCAGCTTGCCCGCTTTTACCTGATGCAGCAGCTGCTGCACTTTTTTTACTTTACCTTTTTCGGGCTTATTTGCTTCAACGCCAACCAGCCTGTTGATTTTACTGCTCCTTATCCCAATTTCAGGGAGTTTCACGACCGGATGTGGGCGGGCCGCGTTAACCTGGTAAATGCCGACGCCCGGCAGCAGTATGCCCGGGCGCATCTGGGGCAACTATTGCATAACCTGCAACAAGGACGGTTCGCCAAAGCGTTAGCTATTGTAAAGAGCAACAGCTATAAACCGGGCGACTAA